Proteins encoded by one window of Crassostrea angulata isolate pt1a10 chromosome 9, ASM2561291v2, whole genome shotgun sequence:
- the LOC128162670 gene encoding uncharacterized protein LOC128162670, which translates to MDSDNNLQDVIRCHFCEIPAPQLHCDTCHTNLCKVCAGEHHMDETKIHKVLPIKKRSYTPTYPTCPKHITKQCKLHREQCDKAICIICVASVEHKQHKAVDIMETFQHKKEIMEKDLKELEMSIFPHYKRYASVLPAQRADLQEKCQKWKRYYIEQEEDCHAEIIKAIGRKKSEISGVLSKYQSVLDNLEQELQHKISEIAHIIHNLKDLLNSNDMNLVSSYKSCHDKFRQLPPKFEIFIPNTIPKPVNAGKLCEQFASMSLFTITAEKNELPGDELVSFHSEKLFLNQPSCVTAIRTEQQHLHSHSVVCLSDEELWTTNQNNIMKLFNIEGKLLKSIKTISGNVPEGIAVTKNGDLVYTDSNEKTVNIVKNDKIELLVSLCGWIPLDICSTSSDEFLVIMISDDYQKTKIVRYSGSTEIQSFDIQLMNDCSTTRENNINHITENNNFDICVADYNAKMVFVLNKVGKLRFMYTGCLYCYRTILSPSGITTDSQSRILIADYNNDCIHIINENGQFLCCIDNCDLRYPCGLCVDTKDNLFVAEGDTGLVKKIQYYT; encoded by the coding sequence atggactCTGATAATAATCTCCAGGATGTAATAAGATGCCATTTTTGCGAAATACCTGCGCCACAACTACATTGTGACACCTGTCACACCAATCTCTGTAAGGTTTGTGCAGGGGAACATCATATGGACGAAACCAAAATCCACAAAGTACTGCCAATCAAAAAGAGATCTTACACCCCTACCTATCCTACATGTCCAAAACACATCACAAAACAATGTAAACTCCACCGTGAGCAATGCGACAAAGCAATATGTATAATTTGTGTGGCATCCGTGGAACATAAACAGCATAAAGCTGTTGACATCATGGAAACTTTTCaacacaaaaaagaaattatggaaaaagatttaaaagagtTAGAAATGTCCATTTTTCCGCATTATAAACGGTATGCGTCAGTTTTACCAGCTCAGAGAGCCGACCTGCAAGAAAAATGTCAGAAATGGAAAAGATATTACATCGAACAGGAAGAAGACTGTCATGCAGAAATTATCAAAGCAATCGGCAGAAAAAAGTCTGAAATCAGCGGTGTATTATCCAAATATCAATCTGTCTTGGACAATCTGGAACAAGAACTGCAACACAAAATTTCTGAAATCGCACATATTATTCATAATCTAAAAGATTTACTGAACTCTAATGATATGAATCTCGTCTCTTCGTATAAATCATGCCACGATAAATTCAGACAATTGCctccaaaatttgaaatatttataccaaacACAATTCCAAAGCCAGTAAACGCAGGAAAACTCTGTGAACAATTTGCGTCTATGTCGTTATTCACCATTACAGCTGAGAAAAATGAGTTGCCAGGTGATGAACTTGTATCCTTTCACTCAGAGAAGCTTTTTCTGAATCAGCCATCATGTGTCACAGCTATTAGAACAGAGCAGCAACATTTACACAGTCACAGTGTGGTCTGTCTGAGTGATGAGGAACTATGGACAACAAATCAGAATAATATCATGAAACTCTTCAACATCGAAGGAAAACtattaaaatcaatcaaaaccATATCAGGAAACGTACCAGAAGGCATAGCAGTGACAAAGAATGGAGATCTTGTTTACActgattctaatgaaaaaactGTGAACATTGTGAAGAATGACAAGATAGAGTTATTGGTAAGCCTATGCGGTTGGATACCTCTTGATATATGCAGTACCTCTTCTGATGAATTTTTGGTCATCATGATCAGTGATGATTAtcagaaaacaaaaattgtgcgttactctggctccactgAGATACAGTCATTTGATATTCAATTGATGAATGACTGTTCAACGACGAGAGAAAATAACATTAACCACATAACCGAGAATAACAACTTTGATATCTGCGTGGCTGACTATAATGCCAAAATGGTTTTTGTGCTAAACAAGGTTGGCAAGCTCAGATTTATGTACACTGGGTGTTTATATTGTTACAGGACAATATTAAGTCCGAGTGGCATCACTACTGATAGCCAAAGTCGAATCTTGATCGCAGACTATAACAACGACTGTATTCATATCATAAATGAAAATGGGCAGTTTCTCTGCTGCATTGACAACTGTGATTTACGCTATCCATGTGGTTTATGTGTAGACACAAAAGACAATCTGTTCGTGGCTGAGGGTGACACCGGTCTTgtgaagaaaatccaatattatACGTGA